The proteins below come from a single Cannabis sativa cultivar Pink pepper isolate KNU-18-1 chromosome 3, ASM2916894v1, whole genome shotgun sequence genomic window:
- the LOC115710876 gene encoding uncharacterized protein LOC115710876, with protein MPSPKKHKDVQSLTGKVFALSRFISRSTDKCIPFFNILKKCQKFEWTKECEETFKKQKEHMVKPPILSKLVYREDLLLYLAVSENAVSVALVREEEKVQHLVYYAHPIKVLTNHPLRQVLQKPEASGRLLMWAIELSQLDIHYIPRTSIKGQALADFITECNEAEASANAALRFEFPASNNKAEYEALIAGLKLARSVGATRVEVFSDSQLVVNQVSGEYQTRGEKIVVYVAIVRELLHEFTDYKVERIPREKNAHADCLAKLASDSEVLKLGVVPIERLVEPSIKVKDVVVVVEPETNWINPIIKSITKGELPQERALSKKIQYQAHRYVMMDNILYRRGLSMPYLRCVSDPKTKQIMLEVHEELCGDHTGGPSLSKKILRQGYFWQTMKKDCIDYILKCDSS; from the exons ATGCcttcccccaagaagcataaagatgttCAAAGCTTGACCGGAAAAGTTTTCGCCCTAAGCCGATTCATTTCCAGATCAACAGACaagtgcattcccttcttcaacattttAAAGAAGTGTCAAAAATTTGAGTGGACCAAAGAATGCGAGGAGAcattcaaaaaacaaaaagaacatATGGTCAAACCTCCAATTTTATCAAAGCTGGTTTACAGAGAGGACTTGTTACTGTACCTGGCAGTCTCCGAGAATGCTGTCAGCGTAGccttagtccgggaagaagaaaaaGTCCAACATCTtgtgtactat GCTCACCCCATCAAGGTATTAACAAACCATCCGCTTCGGCAAGTTCTACAGAAGCCGGAAGCGTCCGGAAGACTTCTCATGTGGGCCATTGAGTTAAGCCAGTTGGACATACACTACATACCACGCACTTCTATAAAAGGACAAGCCCTAGCCGACTTCATAACCGAATGCAACGAAGCAGAAGCTAGCGCAAAC GCGGCTCTGCGTTTTGAATTCCCGGCTTCCAACAATAAAgctgaatatgaagccctgattGCTGGGCTAAAATTAGCAAGAAGCGTGGGAGCCACAAGAGTAGAAGTCTTTAGCGATTCGCAACTTGTGGTAAACCAAGTCTCGGGAGAGTATCAAACGCGTGGAGAAAAAATAGTTGTGTATGTAGCAATTGTTCGGGAGCTACTCCATGAGTTCACAGATTATAAAGTGGAAAGAATCCCGAGAGAAAAGAATGCCCATGCAGACTGTTTGGCTAAGTTAGCATCAGACAGCGAGGTTTTGAAACTGGGGGTGGTGCCCATTGAACGCCTCGTGGAACCAAGCATCAAAGTTAAAGATGTTGTGGTTGTAGTTGAGCCAGAGACAAACTGGATAAACCCCatcatcaaatccataaccaaAGGCGAGTTGCCTCAAGAAAGGGCGTTGTCCAAAAAGATACAGTACCAAGCACACCGATATGTGATGATGGACAatattctctaccgaagaggactcagcatgccatACTTAAGGTGTGTATCAGACCCTAAAACTAagcaaattatgctagaggtccatgaagagTTATGCGGAGATCATACTGGAGGTccgagtctctcaaagaaaatattgagacaaggatACTTCTGgcaaacaatgaaaaaagattgtatagactatatCCTGAAATGTGATTCGTCCTAA